A single region of the Vanacampus margaritifer isolate UIUO_Vmar chromosome 13, RoL_Vmar_1.0, whole genome shotgun sequence genome encodes:
- the LOC144062727 gene encoding uncharacterized protein LOC144062727, giving the protein MEALWTVLMIATHLIINGHSRQTQIAGTLGHNVTLQFTLNTSITNSSHFAVYFGSTKKVAEYCPWESGCLNDRGFDVYAENYSVFCQITNLTRGHSGTYRASLFPKSRPPEESNEVHLIVQEKSNNTISDQQEYRKTSKSPPSIFSSVTLTVLVVLPFVLLVATLPWFFWCCARARAKRAQQNSSPSIQVASVASNNMPEDDFTYSVLDFPKRDTTRLDSKTNDTEYVRVQHLTAGHRLSTGL; this is encoded by the exons ATGGAGGCTCTTTGGACAGTTTTGATGATAGCAACTCACTTGATCATTAACG GCCACAGCCGACAAACCCAAATCGCAGGGACCCTGGGCCACAACGTCACCCTTCAGTTCACATTAAACACCAGCATCACTaacagcagccattttgcagtTTACTTTGGCTCCACCAAAAAGGTGGCAGAGTACTGTCCTTGGGAATCGGGTTGCTTAAATGATCGTGGTTTTGACGTTTATGCTGAAAATTATTCTGTATTTTGCCAAATTACCAACCTCACGCGAGGTCACAGCGGAACATACAGGGCTTCGCTATTCCCAAAAAGCAGACCACCCGAAGAAAGTAATGAAGTGCACCTGATCGTTCAGGAGAAGAGCAACAACACCA TTTCTGATCAGCAGGAGTACAGAAAAACAAGCAAATCCCCACCAAGCATTTTTTCAAGTGTGACCCTCACCGTACTTGTGGTTTTACCTTTCGTCTTGTTGGTGGCAACATTACCCTGGTTCTTCTGGTGTTGTGCCCGAGCTAGAG CCAAAAGAGCACAACAAAATTCCTCACCCTCAATACAG GTAGCAAGTGTGGCGTCGAATAACATGCCCGAGGACGATTTTACCTACAGTGTTCTGGACTTTCCTAAAAGAGACACCACACGGTTGGACAGCAAGACAAATGATACAGAATATGTCAGGGTTCAACACCTCACAGCTGGTCATCGTTTAAGCACTGGTCTGTGA